In the Canis lupus dingo isolate Sandy chromosome 36, ASM325472v2, whole genome shotgun sequence genome, one interval contains:
- the LOC112674703 gene encoding signal recognition particle 14 kDa protein-like yields MVLLESEQFLRELTRFFQKCQLSGSMFITLKKYDGQTKPIPRKGSVEGFEPSDNKCLLRATDGKKKISTVVSSKEVNKFQMAYSNLLRANMDGLKKRDKKSKSKKSKAAQ; encoded by the coding sequence ATGGTGCTGCTGGAGAGTGAGCAGTTCCTGAGGGAGCTGACCAGATTCTTCCAGAAGTGCCAGTTGTCGGGCAGCATGTTCATCACCCTGAAGAAGTATGATGGTCAAACTAAACCCATTCCAAGGAAAGGTTCTGTAGAGGGCTTTGAGCCCTCAGACAACAAGTGTCTGTTAAGAGCTACTGATGGGAAAAAGAAGATCAGCACTGTGGTGAGTTCCAAAGAAGTAAACAAGTTTCAGATGGCTTACTCAAACCTATTGAGAGCTAACATGGATGGACTGAAGAAGAGGGACAAAAAGAGCAAGAGTAAGAAGAGCAAAGCAGCACAGTGA